The segment AGATAACGGCACCGATTGATAGGCCGCTTCCGGGTATAGGTAGGGGGAGGATGTGGGGGTCAGTAATTGTCCATCTTCGGCTACTATCTGGCCGCCGGCGATGACCGTGTGTGGGGAAAAATCATTCAGGTTTGAAACAATCTGCAGGTCGGCGCGAAAGTGAGGGGCGATGGCCCCCAGGTCACGAAAGCCGAAAGCGGCGGCCGCGTTGATAGTCAGCATCTGGACGACGGTCAGCGGTTCAAAGCCGAGGCCCACGGCTTTGCGGGCCAGGACATCCAGGTGTCCTTGATGCAAAAGTCTGGAAGTGGTGACCCCATCGGTGGCGATGGACAGCTGGCGGAAATCACTGATCATATCCTTGATCGGAGCTACTCCGGCCAGGTCCTGGCGGATACTTCCCTCGCGGATCATCACATACAGTCCAAGCCGCAGACGTTCCAAGGCTTCTTCAGCGGTGATGGGTTCATGGTCGGAGGAAATTCCGGCAGCTATAAAAGCATTCAGTTTTTCCCGGCGGGCGCCGGCGGCATGCCCCTGAAGGGGTAAGTTATGTTTCCAGGCCAGGGCCAAGAGCTCCAGGGTTTTTTCATCGGGGTTGATAATTCGTGGCCAGTAGGCCTCGCCGATGCCGACTATCCGTGGATTTGCAATCAGCTCGGCATATTCGTCGATAGAAAAAGGATGGGTTGTTTCCATCTCCGGGTAAGGCGGTGAAAAACAGGGCGCGGTAACCAGGATATTCATCGGCTGCCGCCGGGTTTCTTCGAGAAAGCACTTGACGCCCGCTGTCCCCAGACTGCTGCCGAACTCGGTAGCTTCAGTGACCACGGTGGTGGTTCCCCGGGGCAGTGCCAGACGGACAAAATCGTGAAGACGGAAAACATTGGCAATATGGGTATGGGTTTCCACAAATCCCGGCAGCAGGAAAGCGCCCTTGGCGTCGATGATCGTGGTTGTCGGGCCATAAGTCCCCTTCTTGATATTGCCAACCGCGGCAATTCGTTCACCTTTGATCGCCACGTCGCTCCCCGGGATCAGTTCCGCCGTAAACACATTGACCAGTGTACCATTGGTGATGATCAGGTCAGCCGGTTCATGCCCCAGGGCTGTACGGATGGACTGTTGAATGGTTTCAGGATTCATGGAAGAGATTATTCTCCTTTTTACGGTAGGCGGTTGCCGAGGCGGTGGCAATCAGGTTGCCGCTTTCATCTTTGACGGTGGTTTCGTAGGTGGCAATACGTGGATTGCGGGAGACTTCCCGGGCTTCAGCCTGTAGTGATATCCCCATGGCTGGGGCTTTAAGATAGGAAATGCTTAAGCCCAGAGCCACTGCCAGGGTTCCGTGGCTATTGCAGGCCACCTGGAAGGCTTCGTCAATGAGTGAAAAAATAGCGCCGCCATGGACCATTTGAAACAGGTTGCCCAGCTCTTCAGTGGGTGTCATTTCCACCAGGGCGCATCCGGGAGCGCAGTCAATCAGGCGTATTCCCAGCTTGCGGGCAAAAGGTTCCCGGTCAACGGCTTCACTGGCTCGGCGCGTAAGCTTTTTGTCAGTCATAATGTTGTTCTCCGGCATTAATCCATTGCTGGACCATATTTTTGCCATAGTTGTCATTGAA is part of the Pseudomonadota bacterium genome and harbors:
- a CDS encoding amidohydrolase family protein is translated as MNPETIQQSIRTALGHEPADLIITNGTLVNVFTAELIPGSDVAIKGERIAAVGNIKKGTYGPTTTIIDAKGAFLLPGFVETHTHIANVFRLHDFVRLALPRGTTTVVTEATEFGSSLGTAGVKCFLEETRRQPMNILVTAPCFSPPYPEMETTHPFSIDEYAELIANPRIVGIGEAYWPRIINPDEKTLELLALAWKHNLPLQGHAAGARREKLNAFIAAGISSDHEPITAEEALERLRLGLYVMIREGSIRQDLAGVAPIKDMISDFRQLSIATDGVTTSRLLHQGHLDVLARKAVGLGFEPLTVVQMLTINAAAAFGFRDLGAIAPHFRADLQIVSNLNDFSPHTVIAGGQIVAEDGQLLTPTSSPYLYPEAAYQSVPLSPLTAEDFSYPAQGNEVKIRAIRPDHHSMVTHEEIIKLPVANGNISAIPEESILKYVIINRYGKQRLSRGFLAGTGICRGAVASTLNWEAYQPTVFGASEAEMSLA
- a CDS encoding PaaI family thioesterase gives rise to the protein MTDKKLTRRASEAVDREPFARKLGIRLIDCAPGCALVEMTPTEELGNLFQMVHGGAIFSLIDEAFQVACNSHGTLAVALGLSISYLKAPAMGISLQAEAREVSRNPRIATYETTVKDESGNLIATASATAYRKKENNLFHES